TGAAATGAATTTTTAAACCCTCCATTTGAAGAGGAATATTTGTTCTCTCTATGGGAATTATCAGACTGCTGTTTGTGATCTTTCGTTTCTTGAAAGTTTTTCAATTCAAATTTTTGTTTCGGTTCAAACGACTTTGGCTTAACTTGTTGATGATCTGTATGGTTGGGTTTTTCTGCAAAATGCTGTTTTTCATTCTGAGTGTGATCTCTTGAATGTTTTTTGCGATCACCGGAATTGTCTTTTTCGTGCTTTGCTTTTTGGCGTTCAAATCTTCTTGCCTTACGTTCTTCATGTTCTCTTTCAAAGAGCTCTTTAAACTGAAGTTCATAGGCAGCACCACAAGGGGGGCGTACGTTCCAATCAATTACTTCTGGAATATGTTCTTTTTTCGTGTATTTCCACAGAATATAAGCTTGTAATAAAGGAAAGTAATTTCCAAAAACTTTCTTAGAAAAAGATGAAATAAGACTCCAAATTTCATGCGTATAAAGCTGGTCTATATTTTCATTGTTTTCGTTTAATAAAGGGAAAAGGCTGTAAGGTTGTTCCGTTTGATTTTGAGCTAAAAATTGAGAGTACTTGGTCATAGCCAAAACAATATTTTTGCTTGAAACAGCTTTTGGAATTGAACTTCCAGAAAATTCTGGGAGTGAGTGGCCAGTAAATTGCTGAATTAAATAATTTAAATCTGCAAATAAGGTTGCCACAGAATGCGAAAACCATGAAATATTCTCTAAATCTACATTTTCATTGCGGTGAAAATTTGGCAAAATATGAAAATGATGAGTGATGATTTCATTTAATAAATTTTTAAAGGTATTGAACTCAGGATTTTTAGGTGCCGTCCAAGATTTGCTCAAAAAAGGGTCAAAACGTAAATGTGAGTTAAATTCTCCGTTATTTTTTAAACGGGCTTCAAATGCCTGATTCACAGCAAAGATAAAGGTATCAGGATTAATAGAAAATTTAGATAGTTCTGTCACTGTAGAATGTCCCATATAAAGTTCAGCTAAAGGCGGTTGTTTGCCTTTTGTTTTGGATAGTATAGCAGTCTTATAAAATTAGGACTACAACCTAAGTGCTTATGGGATAAACCTTAATGAAAGAAAAGTCACTAATGAATTTGGAGAGTCCACAAAAAACAGGCATGTCTAGCAGATTAAAGTATCTTAGGGAAAAATTAAGTCAAATACCGCATAAGCCCGGAGTGTATCTTCATAAAAATGAGTCAGGTGACATTTTATATGTTGGGAAGGCTAAAGATCTTGTCAATCGATTAAAATCTTATTTTTATGGAATTGAAAATCACTCGCCTAAAACTAGAGCTTTAGTAAATAAAATATATGATTTTGAAATTATTATTACTGAAAATGAGTATGAATCTTTATTATTAGAAAATAACTTAATAAAACATAATAAGCCTAATTACAATATACTATTACGCGATGATAAAACATATCCATATATAAAAGTAGATATTCAGGAAGAGTGGCCTAAAGTAACTGTTGTAAGAAAACGGAAAAAAGATGGAAGTATTTATTTTGGTCCTTATACACTTACTGGCCAAGTTATACAATTAATGAATGTTATAAATAGATTTTTTCCCTTAATAAAATGTACACCGACCATTTTTAAAACAGTAACTAGACCTTGTAATTATTATGACATTAAAAAATGTTTAGGACCTTGTAAATTAGCAGTAGATAAAAAAGAATATGCAACACATTTGAATAATGTAATAGCTATTTTAAGTGGAAAATCAAAAGATATTTTAAGTAAAATTAAAAAAGAAATGTTGTTAGCTGCGGAAGCCTTGAACTTTGAAAAAGCCGCTATGCTTAGGGATCAATTAAAAGCTGTTAGTCAATTAACTGAAAATCAGTCTGTAACGTTATCAGAAGAAATTGATATTGATATTTTAGGCTCCTACTGGAGCAGTGATATAGCTGCTTTTTATGTTGCACAAATTAGAACAGGAAAAGTGGTTGGTGGTGATTCATATATTATAAAACATATAGCAGAAGAACCTATAGAAGATGGTAAATTAGACAATATAAAAGAAGAAATGCAAAGAATTTATATGACTTTTATTTGCCAGTACTATACACAAAAAAATGCACCTGATAATGTTCTATTTTCTAAAGCAGAAAATGTAATAAACTCTGAGGATGTTTTAGTCCTTGAGCAATTTTTAAAAGAAAAAAATGATAAAAATGGAAGTAATAAGAGAAGCTCATTTTATTTAAATAAAGCAAACTTTATAAAATCTCTTAAAGCAAAAGATAAAATATTATCCAAAAAGATTGAAAGTTTAGTTATCCATGCAAATAAAAATGCTGAGAGTAAATATAGTGAGCATATCAAAATGGAGGAAGTAAGTAATAATTTATTGACTTCTTTAAAAGAGTTTTTAAATTTAACTTCAATTCCATTAGTTATTGAGTGTTTTGATATTTCAACTTTTCAAGGAACCGAGACAGTAGCTTCACAAGTTGTATTTAAAAATGGAAGACCCAGTAAAAACTCTTATAAAAAATATATTATTAAAAGCGTTATTGGACAGGATGATTTTGCAAGTTTAAGAGAAGTTATACGAAGACGTTTTAAAGATCGAGATAATTTACAAGTACCTAATATTTTATTGATAGATGGTGGAACTCCCCAAATCAGAGAAGTTGGTTGGATGTTAAAATCCTTGGGTTTAGAACAAGTTTATTTTCTTGGATTAGCAAAAGCAAGAAATGAAAAAAATTTTACTTCCTCTACAGTGGCTTCATCAGAAGAAAGAATTGTTATACCAACGAGAGGTGCTAAGGGAGAATTGTTACCAGACGTAGCTCCAGAAACAAGAATTCTCCAACAAGGATCTGGAGAATATAAACTACTTACTCAAATTAGAGATGAGGCGCATCGTTTTGCAATTACGTTTCATCGGCAAAGAAGAGATAAAAATTCATTAAAGTCTATTTTACAAGAAATTAGAGGATTAGGTGCGAAACGAAAGAAAAAATTAGTTGAAATTTATCCAAATTTAAAAGACTTAATTCATTTAGATTTAAAAGAAGTATCTGAAAGAACAAAAATCCCAATGTATATTATCCAGCAAATAGTAGAAAAACTAAAGTCTTAAAATCAAATATAAAAATTTTTTAAATAAAATATATAAAATAAATTATCAATATTTCTAAATATATAGTATTGATATCTAATAAATAATCACTTAATTATAAAAATATAAATTTATTTTAATAATTAAGAAATAAAAATTATAATTATTATGTGTTTATATTATTTCAATTATTTTTTTTGATTTTATAAAATAATTGATTTAATTTATTGTTAGTTTTATTACTGATAGTAATAAATTAAAATTAAATATGGGAAAAATTATGTTTAGTTGCATGATGTGTTCGTCCGTTTTTGTTTCTTTACTTGAATTAATTGAGCATAAAAAAAAATTTAAACATAGTTTAAATAAGCTTGAATTAATTGATAAATTAGGATCATTTGGATTTAGGAAGGTTATTCAACAAAGAATAGTAACAAGCGCAAATTCGTTGGATGGAAGAACTAAAAGTTTTTTACAAGGTACTTCAACAGAGGTTATGCAGATTGGAGGGAAGCATAAAAGTTTTGATGCTGAAAGAGCCTTGGTTTATGCAAAAACTCCAGCAGCGATGAATGATTTTTCAAAAGAAAAGCTTATAAAAGAAGTTTTAAGTAGCTTGGAAACAAAAGATAAGTTAAAAATTAGAGATTTATTTTTTTCATTTCAGAATGAAGTAAATATTAATGACAACATTGATTATTCTAGATACAGAAGAGTATCTATATATGAAACAAGAAGTTTTTTTGACGAATTGCCCTTACAAAATGAAAAAGATCCTTCTTTGTTTAACTATTATTTATTATTAAAAAAATCTGCTCCTCCATTAAATTTAATTGAAAATAATATTGAGAAGTTAAAGATTTTTATAATTAATATTATACATCAATTATTTTACATTCATTATTGTCTTTATGTGGCTAAGATTCAACATGGTGACATGCATATGGGAAATATAAAATTAATCATAGATAATAATGGATTTCCTATAATTAAAGCGTTTGATTTTGGTAAATCAAAAATTATTACTGGGCAAGATTTTGATTTTAAAGATTTAAAATATTTGCTAGATAGAATAGCTGTTAGCGGAAGATTAGAAACATTTAAAAGAAATACAATCAGAAGTGAAGATTCTTCTGAGCAACAAAAACACTATCCACTGCATAAATTTTTAAAATTATTTATCAGTGGTAGTAAATCAAACGATTTGTCCTTATTAAATTCTTTTATTCATGATATTTCTTCTGAATTATTGCACCAACTTCAAGGACGGAAAAATTCTGCTGAACAATTAGAAAATTTTGAGGCGGCATCTAATGAATTTGTTTCAGTGCTATTTTAAAGATCATAATTGTTGATATATTTGCTATAAATTGCTTTGAATTTTTCTTTATTTTTATCTTTTTAAATATTTTTTTCTGATTTAAAGATCTGCTACTTAAGTTACTAATTTTTTCTATTTCTTTTACCTGTTTATTATTTAAGGAATAAATAAGAACTAATGTATCTTCAAATACAACAGATTTGCTACTTAATAAAAATTCTTCTCTAGCCAAATTTTTTAGATTAATATGCGCATTATAAATATTTTTCGCACATATTCTTGAGCTCTTTCCCGTGGGAAAGCATCAGAAATTACTTTATAATCATTTGATAAAGAAAATAAGTATTCTGTATAATCTACAAAAATTCCTTTCAAATTACCATCTTGTTTTATTGAAAATAGGTAAAAATTTTCATAATAAGAAATTTTAATAACAATATTATCGCTTGAATAAGCTTTTAGAAAAAAGAAAGTAGAAATTAAAAAACTACTTTTTTGAGCTTCTAAATTCTTTTGGAGACTGATAATTTTTTAAAGACCAAATACCAATTTTTTTTTCTTTTGCAGCTTTTTCTGCAGTAAGATAAGGCGAAATATCAAATTCCTTTACGGTTTTTCCATGATATACTTCGGCCATACCTGATTCAACCATTTTAAGATTGATATTTTCCTTATTAAAATAAATTTCAGCTAAAGCTCTGCCAAAAGGATCGGTTGCATAATTTTTTAAGGTGACAGTTTTGCCTTTTATGAGTTGATTGATATAGACTTTACTTTCTTCTCCCATAGGTTGAGAGTTTTTGTTTTGCCTATTAGCAACTTCTGGTGCATCTATACCTATCAAACGAATTTTAAGCTTTAAGTTATCCGGACTTTTTAATTGGCAGGTATCTCCATCATGGCAATTAAGTACTGAATATTTAACTTCATTATCTGCAAAACTAGTGTTAAATAGTCCCAAAGAGAATAGTAGTGGTAACGAATATTTAAAGATTGTCATTTGCCCCCCTGCTTTAAATCTAAAATCTGTTTTTTTAAACGAGCAAGGTATTGTAATGCTTTTAGTGTTCTAGTTCCATACCAACTTAGATTCTGGCCATTTACTAGTAAAAACCTTTCCATTCCTAAATTGTGGGTTTGAAAAAATTCTGAAATGTGTCTTACTTTAAATGGATATGGCTCAGAGCTAAATAGAAAAAGATCTGTTTCTTTTAGAAAATCTATACTCATGCTTTCATTGAGTTTTGGGTATCTTTCAGAAAGAAGCTGACTTGTTTTAATTTGGTTATTTAATCCAATTAAAGAAAGTAAATAAGCTATGTAGGACTGATCTCCGGCTACCATCCAAGGATTTCTCCATATAAAATAGATATAATGTAAATTTAATTTTTCTATTTCTTGCAATTTATTAAATTCATTTTCAATAGCTTGAATCCATTGCTTTGCTTTCTTTTCTGAAAGAAAAATTTTTCCAAACTCTTCAATAATTTTAGTACTATCAAAAACTGTTTTGGGGAAAGTTTTTATCACTGTAAAAGAATTTTCTCTAGCGTGCTCATAAAGTGTTTGTATGTCATTCGTAGTATTTTCTTCATCATTTACAATCACATGAGTTGGGTCAAGGGAGAGAAGAAGATCGATATCAGGATTTTTTGTGCCACCAATAATTTTTGCTGTTTTTGATATAAACTTTGGTGAAATACAAAAGTTAGTGCAACCAATTATGTTAGTATGGAGTCCTAAATCACATAAGGTTTCAGTTAGGCTTGGTACAAGAGAAATAATTCTAAAAGGTATGTGCAAAAGCTAATCCTTTTGTTTAGATTTTACTTTTCTTGTACTTGTTTTTTTTCTTTCTTTACTATTTAAGAATCTTTCTAATGAATTTAAGGATGAATAGCCTGCTAAACTAGCTACTTTCTCATTATCCATTCCTTTAGCAAGCCATCTTAAAATAGCATGGTTGCGCAAGCTTTCTGAGTTATAAGGTATCCCTAATATCTCAGTACAAACTTCATAAATAACAAATTTTATTCCATGCCTGTGGAGAAAATTTGTTCTTGTTTTTCTGCTAACGTTTAAGTAACCGAAGAACAATTTGGATTCAAGCGAAGTTGGTAAATTCATTTGTTCTCTTGTTTCTCTTAGCATATTTAATGCTCTAGAAACTTCTAAATTATAAGGTACCAAACGTTCATTATTTCCAGTAACTTTAAGGCATCCAGCAATCGAATCCTCTGTGGTTGGCTCCTCTAATTCTGGCCAAACATCCCCCCATGTTAAATTAGAAGCTTCTGAAGCTTTTAAACCACAATCTCCTAATATTAAAACTAAAGTCCAATCACGAATTGCTTTTTCATCTTTATTTAACGCCAACTGCTTTAAAGTTCTACATAGGCTTAAATATTTTTCATGTGTGACAGTTAGCAAAGCGGGTGCTGGCTGTTTTGGTGATTTAATATCTAGAAAAGGAGAACTTGTGATTATCTTTTCTGATACTAAAAAATGGATAAAAGTTCTTACACTCATTTGAGCTCTACGCATACTGGATTGGGAATGTCTTCCGTTTTCTTTCAAAAAATGAAGCCAGTTTTCTTGTGCAGGGTAGGAATAATTATCTGGGCTTATTTGCTTTTCTATCAAAAATTCACAAAAAAGCGAAAGATCATTTCGGTAAGCACTAATTGTATTTACTGATTTTCCTGATTTTTTTAATTGATTTAAAAATCTAATAAGTAAAGGCGATAGTTTGGAAAATGCAAATGTTTCCGGATAGAAAAAATCCTTATTAATAATTTCAGACACGACAGACTGATGGTTGACAAAATTTCCGTCCATGAAAATCTCCTCAAAATAACCATTTTTATTGAATGAAAGCATCTATGTGGAGAGAGCTTTAAATTCGTTGAAACCAAGCTATTCCTTTTCATTCACTCTCTCAATGAGTATTGTATTAGAAAAAATAGTTCTGTAATTACAATAATTTAAAAAAATTTACAACAAAAAAGATCTATATTTACATATACTTAAGAAATTATAAGATACCCTTTGGCTACATATTTTTTAGATTGGCTGCCAATGGTGTGATTCACTATTTTGTATTATAGGTATAGACCATTTTATTTTTTGGTAATGAAACAAAATTGAAAGATGTATTTATGAATAAAATAAAAATATTAGAAACTGAAGTTGAGAAATTTCAATACAATACAAAAATAAGAGCTAGTGACTTAAATTATGGTAATCATCTTGGGCATGATAATTTAATATCGCTAATTCATGATGCAAGACTAACATACTTCTGTAAAAATAATATTGCAGAAGTTAATCATGAAAATTTATATACTTTTATGATTAAATCATTAACTATTGATTATATAAATCAAGGTTATTTGCACGAAAATTTAGATATTAAAGTTTACGTTGGAGAAATAAGTAAATTTAGTTTTGATTTAAAATATTCAGTTATGCGAGATAATTCTTTAATAGCACTATGCTTAACTACTTTGGTTTGCTACAATAATTCCAAAAGGCGGCTGGATCATCTACCCCCTTCCATTTTGTCCGTTCTTACAAAATAAGATTTTAAGTTTTTCGAGGTTACAATGGACAGGACAAGTAGAGTATATACAAGCCTTAGAAATGAAATTTTAAAAAATGACATCAATAATGTTTTACAAATGTATAAAGCTGATAAATTTTTTAATTATATTGATGCTAATGTAATTAATTTACAAACAACTGAATGTATTAATTTAGATATAGATATGTCAGGTTTAACGAAGCATTATCAATTTTTGAATATCTATGCGATAGATCCTTTTATTAATCAATTTAAATACACTAGAAAACAAACTTTCCATTTCAAAGAAATTGAACTAAGTCAAGTTAAAATGATTAATAGTAATATCCGTGTTGGAGTTGTTCTGAATGAAGAAAGAAGCAAGTATTTTTATGTTCACAATGGAATGTATAGGACTATTCAAATAAATAAAAAATATTGCTTTGTTTGTGTTTACGGTTTAGAAAAAAAAGATTTTATTTTTGATGTTGACTTTGATCCTGCGAATAAACAGGGGCAATGGTTCCGAGCATTTGAGTTTGCTCTTCTTGATGTAGTAAAAAACTATCTAATTGATATTGCTAATAACAGAGGAAATGAAAAATGTCCGATATTAAAAGGTTATTAACACAGTCAGCTGGTTTAAGAGCTTATTCTATTCGAGTTGGAATATTAAATAAAACAAAAAAATATTTTTCCCAAAAATATAACATTCTTTCAAACTCCATTAAAAAATATGAAGAAAGTCCTATTATCAAGTCGAAAGTAACAGGAAAAAGAATATATGAAGCTTTTTTAGCTGAGGGTATTGATGTACCAGAAGCTTGGTTTTTTAATGGTGTCGGTGATTTTTATATAAGTGAAGAAATTTGTTCTAAAATATTTTATGAATTTGATGATCAAGAGTCTAAAGCATGTACAGATATTTTGCTATTCAAATCTAGATATAAAGATTCTGAAATTATTACTATAGAAGATGATATGAATAGCCCTTATTATAACTATGGTGATTATGTTGGATTTATCTGGAGAAAACTTTCACAAATTGATAATTTAAATAAAGTAGTTTGCGCAATTAAATTAAACGAAGGAATATATGTGCGAATTTGCTCTAAAGTTTCTAATAATAAAGTTAGAATTGAGGGGAATAAATTATTAAATAGAGTTGTTATAGCAAATCAAATTGCACCAATTATTTTTCACAGGCCAGCAAAATATTATAGATTATTAAATACTGGGCAATCTTATTTTTAATTATTATTTTGCATTATTTCAAGTAAAATATCATTATTTAAAAATGCTTTATTAGCAATATAGTAACGTTTTTCTTTGTTTATTTCTTTTGTTTCATTTTTAATCAAGGATTTTGTTATCTTAGAGAATAGTTTATTTTTTTCTCCACCTAGAAAAAATGGGGCGATAAATAAGTGAATTAAATCAAAGTTATTTTCTTCAATAAAAGCACTAAGTAAGCGAGGGCCTCCTTCGACTAAAACACTTTGAAATGGTCTGCCAAACTCTTGAATAAAATTAATTTTTTCAATTGAGCTTTGGATGCTTTCTGTTACAGGCATAGTTGTTTGAATTTGGGAAATAATAATTTTTTCATTATCAAAAATAAATTTTAACCAGTCATTATTTGTTTTATTTGCAAATTTAGAAAGAATATTTTCACAAATAAAAAGGATAATTTTTTGTTTACTTTTTAAAGTTTTATCTTTTAATTTTTGTTGTTGCTCTATGGAGCAACTAAGTATTTTACCACCTGGGTCATAAATCATTTTAATAGGATTTCGTTTGAATTGAATATCAAGATCTCTTATATCAAGTGAGGGATAATCATTTAATACAGTGCCAGCTCCAACTAATATGGCATCATATTTCTGGCGCAGCCAATGCGTATATTTTCGGGACATTTCACCAGAGATCCATTTCCAACCATTCAAATCATCAGCCAAGCATCCATCAAGTGTCTGAGCCCATTTTAGAGCAAAGAAGGGCCTTTTTTTCTCCTGCTGAATAAAAAATGGGTAATTAAAAGCTTTTATTTCATTTGCAAAGGTAAAATTTGGGTGGGCAAGACCTTGGCCTGTTAAAATCTTAATTCCCTCTCCACTGACTAAAGGATTAGGGTCTTTGCAACCAATAACTACTTTTTTAATTTTTTTATTTTGGAAAAGATTGACGCAGGGAGGTTGTTTTCCAACATGTGAGCAAGGTTCTAAAGTTACATAAATAGTTGAATCTTCTAGCAAATCGGCAGGAAGTTGTTCAAAAGCAACTCTTTCTGCATGTCGATCACCCCATTTCTCAGTGCAACCATAAGATATTATTTTGTTGTTTTTAACTATTATACATCCAACGGAGGGGTTAGGGTTTGCTATGCAGCTATTTTTCATACCACTTAAGAAGGCTTTGAATAAGTAGTACTCATCACTAAAGGTGGCTATCCCTTCAGGAATCAAATCATTTCCCTTATCTGGATTGACTATTTCCTCAATCCAGCCGCCAAATGAAAATCCTGCTTTTAAGCGAAAAGTCATTTTTAGATTGCCTTCCTATAAATGAAATGGTAGTAAAAGCGGCGAAGCTTATAAGGCTTCTTTAGGAACAATCGGTTTTTAGCACACAAGCATGGGGCTATTACTTGTTGTTTTCCTGTATCAATACTTTACCTAGGGGATATATCCCTTAAAGAAAGGAATTACCATGCAAATTACTACTGAACAACGTGCAGAAATTATATCTAAATATCGTACACACGAATCTGATACAGGTTCTCCAGAAGTACAAATTGCTTTGCTTACAGCTCGTATTAACCAATTAACAGACCATTTTCGTGCCCATTCAAAAGATTTTGCTGGCCGTCGTGGTTTATTATCTTTAGTTAGTCAACGTCGTAGCTTATTAGACTATTTAAAGCGCAAAAATGTTGCCAGTTATCAAAAAATTATTGGCGAATTAAATATCCGTCGTTAATTTTTGAAGCAATAAAAAAACCCTCTTTTTTAACCAAAAGAGGGTTTTTTTTATTCCCTCATTCTATTTTTTTGATACTGAAACTATTGTTCTTGCAAGTTCTCGGCAAGGAATGCTAAAAAAAGCTTGAGCAGTATGGTATTCTAATTTGGAAATATAAATTTTTTAGAATGATTTAAATATTGACTAACTGATAAATGGAATAATATCTGAAAGAGTCCTAAACTTATAGTCACAGAAGTCATATTTAGATGAAAAATAGTTGTCACCTTCTGGTATAGCAATTACTTTCATACGCGCAGCTTTAGCTGATATAGCGCCTGTTACAGTATCTTCAATAACGTAACATTTTTCATAAGTTGTTTTCAATCTTAACATAGTTGAGATATAAGGCTCGGGGTGTGGTTTACCAAATTCACAATTTTCAGCAGATTGAAGTATTTCAAAAAAGGAAAATAAATTAAATTTGTTACATACTGCTTCAATTAAAGATAAAGGAGAGGATGAGCATATAGCTAATGTTATATTTTTTTCTTTTAATTTATTTAATAATTCAAACAGCCCCTCTTTTACAATTGCCTTTTCAGTAATTAATTCTATTACTTTAGCTTCAAGTTTTTTGACTATTTCTTCTTTAGAAACATTATTCCAATTATATTTATTGTACCAAAAATCGATAATATTAACGAGACGAAGACCCTTAGTAAGTTCACAATCTTTAGGGGTTAATAGAAGACCATATGATTTAAATACTTGTAACTCAGCTTCAAGCCATAATGGTTCAGAATCTAGAATTACTCCGTCCATATCAAATATTATTGAATGTTTATTCCTTATTTCGAGCATAATTCAACCTTTTAAACAAATTTAAAAATTTATAGTATAAGCAAATACTAGTCAATCCTCAGAAATCCATTTTAAGTCTGAATAAATAAACTAGTATCAAAATTTCTAAACTTAAGTCTATGAAAGCTATGAATATTGTGTTAATTATTCGCAATAATTAAATTGAATAGGAAAGAACCCGATAAAGAAATGGTTGTTTGCAAATACTCTTTTCAGCAAAGGAGAGAAGTTATGTTTACAAAATTGCGAACCGCTATTTTAGTTTCCCTTTTGGCTGTTGCCTGTAGTAGAGGTGGCGGTGGAGGGGGAGGAGGTGGCTCCTCAAGTGGAGATATTACTGTTTCTCCTCAACAGCAAAAACCATTAGTAGTTGAGAAAACTTACTACTTTTATGTGGTGAATAGAGATAAAAGTACAGTCTCAAAATGTACTATAATTCAGGAAAAAGGTTTATTAAAGGATTGTATAGCGACTGGGGGTAGTTTCTCAGACCCTATTGGTATTACAATTAATGGTGACTATGCATATGTAACCAACAACAAAAAGTGGAGTACTTCAGGTACTATTACTATGTGTCAAATTGAAAAAACAACTGGTGTCTTTAGTAATTGTAAAGAAACACCAGATGGAGTTGTATTCAATAATATAGCAGCTATTACAAATAGAAATGGTTATATTTATGTTACAAATTACAATGGTGGTGTAACTAAGTGTGCTATTAATAGCAAAACTGGTACATTAAGTGGATGTAATTTTAGTCCAACTAGCGTAAAATCAATTGGTATTATTTTAGCAAATAAATACTTTTATTTGACTAATTATGAGAAAAATATTGTTGAAAAATGTGTTATTAATAGTGATGAATCTATTGGTGTTTGTTCATCAACAAACTTCACATTTGTTAAACCAAACGGTATAGCTATTTATAATGGATTAGCTTATGTTGCAGCAGAAGGAGATAGTAAGGTTTATAAATGCGGTATCAAAGCTGATGGTACATTTGAAAATTGTTCTGCTACTGGTGCCGACAATTATTACTCTCCACGTTCAATAAATATTATTAATGGATTTGCTTATGTAACTAGTATTTCTTCTGGTGAAATTACTATTTGTGCAGTAAATGCAAATAATTCTAACTTAGAAGATTGTAAACGTTTTACTGATA
The Pigmentibacter ruber genome window above contains:
- a CDS encoding R3H domain-containing nucleic acid-binding protein, producing MGHSTVTELSKFSINPDTFIFAVNQAFEARLKNNGEFNSHLRFDPFLSKSWTAPKNPEFNTFKNLLNEIITHHFHILPNFHRNENVDLENISWFSHSVATLFADLNYLIQQFTGHSLPEFSGSSIPKAVSSKNIVLAMTKYSQFLAQNQTEQPYSLFPLLNENNENIDQLYTHEIWSLISSFSKKVFGNYFPLLQAYILWKYTKKEHIPEVIDWNVRPPCGAAYELQFKELFEREHEERKARRFERQKAKHEKDNSGDRKKHSRDHTQNEKQHFAEKPNHTDHQQVKPKSFEPKQKFELKNFQETKDHKQQSDNSHRENKYSSSNGGFKNSFQTDSRQNINLEDALAEAKLAIQNLIKNKNINEVSLAPQNSFVRREQHSLITEAGFETESRGEAKNRHVCIKRKAL
- the uvrC gene encoding excinuclease ABC subunit UvrC; this encodes MKEKSLMNLESPQKTGMSSRLKYLREKLSQIPHKPGVYLHKNESGDILYVGKAKDLVNRLKSYFYGIENHSPKTRALVNKIYDFEIIITENEYESLLLENNLIKHNKPNYNILLRDDKTYPYIKVDIQEEWPKVTVVRKRKKDGSIYFGPYTLTGQVIQLMNVINRFFPLIKCTPTIFKTVTRPCNYYDIKKCLGPCKLAVDKKEYATHLNNVIAILSGKSKDILSKIKKEMLLAAEALNFEKAAMLRDQLKAVSQLTENQSVTLSEEIDIDILGSYWSSDIAAFYVAQIRTGKVVGGDSYIIKHIAEEPIEDGKLDNIKEEMQRIYMTFICQYYTQKNAPDNVLFSKAENVINSEDVLVLEQFLKEKNDKNGSNKRSSFYLNKANFIKSLKAKDKILSKKIESLVIHANKNAESKYSEHIKMEEVSNNLLTSLKEFLNLTSIPLVIECFDISTFQGTETVASQVVFKNGRPSKNSYKKYIIKSVIGQDDFASLREVIRRRFKDRDNLQVPNILLIDGGTPQIREVGWMLKSLGLEQVYFLGLAKARNEKNFTSSTVASSEERIVIPTRGAKGELLPDVAPETRILQQGSGEYKLLTQIRDEAHRFAITFHRQRRDKNSLKSILQEIRGLGAKRKKKLVEIYPNLKDLIHLDLKEVSERTKIPMYIIQQIVEKLKS
- a CDS encoding thermonuclease family protein: MTIFKYSLPLLFSLGLFNTSFADNEVKYSVLNCHDGDTCQLKSPDNLKLKIRLIGIDAPEVANRQNKNSQPMGEESKVYINQLIKGKTVTLKNYATDPFGRALAEIYFNKENINLKMVESGMAEVYHGKTVKEFDISPYLTAEKAAKEKKIGIWSLKNYQSPKEFRSSKK
- a CDS encoding ABC transporter substrate-binding protein, producing the protein MHIPFRIISLVPSLTETLCDLGLHTNIIGCTNFCISPKFISKTAKIIGGTKNPDIDLLLSLDPTHVIVNDEENTTNDIQTLYEHARENSFTVIKTFPKTVFDSTKIIEEFGKIFLSEKKAKQWIQAIENEFNKLQEIEKLNLHYIYFIWRNPWMVAGDQSYIAYLLSLIGLNNQIKTSQLLSERYPKLNESMSIDFLKETDLFLFSSEPYPFKVRHISEFFQTHNLGMERFLLVNGQNLSWYGTRTLKALQYLARLKKQILDLKQGGK
- a CDS encoding tyrosine-type recombinase/integrase, yielding MDGNFVNHQSVVSEIINKDFFYPETFAFSKLSPLLIRFLNQLKKSGKSVNTISAYRNDLSLFCEFLIEKQISPDNYSYPAQENWLHFLKENGRHSQSSMRRAQMSVRTFIHFLVSEKIITSSPFLDIKSPKQPAPALLTVTHEKYLSLCRTLKQLALNKDEKAIRDWTLVLILGDCGLKASEASNLTWGDVWPELEEPTTEDSIAGCLKVTGNNERLVPYNLEVSRALNMLRETREQMNLPTSLESKLFFGYLNVSRKTRTNFLHRHGIKFVIYEVCTEILGIPYNSESLRNHAILRWLAKGMDNEKVASLAGYSSLNSLERFLNSKERKKTSTRKVKSKQKD
- a CDS encoding acyl-CoA thioesterase; protein product: MNKIKILETEVEKFQYNTKIRASDLNYGNHLGHDNLISLIHDARLTYFCKNNIAEVNHENLYTFMIKSLTIDYINQGYLHENLDIKVYVGEISKFSFDLKYSVMRDNSLIALCLTTLVCYNNSKRRLDHLPPSILSVLTK
- the ribD gene encoding bifunctional diaminohydroxyphosphoribosylaminopyrimidine deaminase/5-amino-6-(5-phosphoribosylamino)uracil reductase RibD, with amino-acid sequence MTFRLKAGFSFGGWIEEIVNPDKGNDLIPEGIATFSDEYYLFKAFLSGMKNSCIANPNPSVGCIIVKNNKIISYGCTEKWGDRHAERVAFEQLPADLLEDSTIYVTLEPCSHVGKQPPCVNLFQNKKIKKVVIGCKDPNPLVSGEGIKILTGQGLAHPNFTFANEIKAFNYPFFIQQEKKRPFFALKWAQTLDGCLADDLNGWKWISGEMSRKYTHWLRQKYDAILVGAGTVLNDYPSLDIRDLDIQFKRNPIKMIYDPGGKILSCSIEQQQKLKDKTLKSKQKIILFICENILSKFANKTNNDWLKFIFDNEKIIISQIQTTMPVTESIQSSIEKINFIQEFGRPFQSVLVEGGPRLLSAFIEENNFDLIHLFIAPFFLGGEKNKLFSKITKSLIKNETKEINKEKRYYIANKAFLNNDILLEIMQNNN
- the rpsO gene encoding 30S ribosomal protein S15, with amino-acid sequence MQITTEQRAEIISKYRTHESDTGSPEVQIALLTARINQLTDHFRAHSKDFAGRRGLLSLVSQRRSLLDYLKRKNVASYQKIIGELNIRR